From Rutidosis leptorrhynchoides isolate AG116_Rl617_1_P2 chromosome 3, CSIRO_AGI_Rlap_v1, whole genome shotgun sequence, a single genomic window includes:
- the LOC139895927 gene encoding serine/threonine-protein kinase PCRK1-like isoform X1 — MGFFELQNHLSLLVLSPTYYLKVMKCFTFSHDDKNGEPKTTNSPSVRSPMFLSRDQEGRKSGSEFTSMDISDVSTTSSTRVSFTSLTQNPSGKSNNNLQEFTFCELKTVTRNFSRALMIGEGGFGGVYRAMIRKTDGSGQKIDVAVKQLSRRGLQGHKEWVTEVNVLGFVDHPNLVKLVGYSSEDDERGIQRLLVYEYMPNRSVQDHLCNRFQTPLPWSTRLKISQDAARGLAYLHEGMECQIIFRDFKSSNILLDENWNAKLSDFGLARLGPSDEQSHVSTAVVGTVGYAAPEYVQTGRLTYKSDVWSFGIFLYELITGRRPMDRSKPKNEQKLIEWVRPHLSHDMRKFEKILDPRLGGNYSLKSAQRLAAVANKCLLRQPKMRPKMSQVLEVLNTIVEEASVESVEEPSPSHESVSTPRNGVWERSLRENKWLVCLTWSPKVMSTS, encoded by the exons ATGGGTTTCTTTGAATTACAAAATCATTTAAGCCTTTTAGTTCTTTCTCCCACATATTACCTAaag GTTATGAAGTGTTTCACCTTCTCTCATGATGACAAAAATGGCGAACCGAAGACTACAAACTCACCTTCGGTTCGCTCGCCCATGTTCTTGTCAAGAGATCAAGAGGGACGGAAATCAGGTTCCGAGTTTACATCAATGGATATTTCTGATGTCAGCACCACCTCATCAACAAGGGTGTCATTCACTAGTTTGACTCAAAATCCAAGTGGTAAAAGTAACAATAATCTCCAAGAATTTACATTTTGTGAGCTGAAAACAGTCACTAGAAACTTTAGTCGCGCCCTCATGATCGGAGAAGGAGGTTTTGGTGGTGTTTATCGGGCTATGATACGAAAAACTGATGGTTCGGGTCAGAAGATTGATGTTGCTGTAAAACAACTCAGTAGAAGGGGATTGCAG GGCCACAAAGAATGGGTGACAGAGGTGAATGTTCTCGGGTTCGTTGACCATCCGAATCTGGTCAAACTCGTGGGATATAGCTCTGAGGACGACGAAAGAGGGATCCAACGTCTTCTTGTTTACGAGTATATGCCAAATAGGAGTGTTCAAGATCATTTGTGCAACAGGTTTCAGACTCCTCTTCCATGGTCTACTAGACTTAAAATTTCACAAGACGCTGCTCGAGGCTTAGCTTATCTCCATGAAGGAATGGAATGTCAG ATAATCTTTCGGGATTTTAAATCTTCAAATATTTTATTGGACGAGAACTGGAATGCAAAATTATCTGATTTTGGGCTGGCCCGGCTCGGCCCATCTGATGAACAGAGCCACGTGTCAACAGCAGTAGTTGGAACAGTTGGATATGCAGCTCCAGAATACGTGCAAACAGGACGCTTAACGTACAAAAGTGACGTATGGAGCTTCGGGATCTTTTTATATGAGCTTATCACGGGTCGAAGGCCAATGGACCGTAGCAAGCCAAAGAATGAGCAGAAGCTCATAGAATGGGTAAGACCACACCTTTCACACGACATGCGAAAGTTTGAGAAGATTCTAGACCCTAGGCTAGGAGGTAATTACTCGCTCAAATCGGCACAAAGGCTAGCAGCCGTTGCTAACAAGTGCTTGCTTAGACAACCCAAAATGAGGCCGAAAATGAGTCAAGTGTTGGAGGTTTTGAACACGATTGTGGAAGAAGCGAGTGTGGAGAGCGTCGAGGAACCATCGCCGAGTCATGAGAGCGTATCGACACCGAGAAACGGTGTTTGGGAGAGGTCATTAAGAGAGAACAAATGGTTGGTTTGTTTAACATGGAGTCCTAAAGTCATGAGCACTAGTTAA
- the LOC139895927 gene encoding serine/threonine-protein kinase PCRK1-like isoform X2, translating to MKVMKCFTFSHDDKNGEPKTTNSPSVRSPMFLSRDQEGRKSGSEFTSMDISDVSTTSSTRVSFTSLTQNPSGKSNNNLQEFTFCELKTVTRNFSRALMIGEGGFGGVYRAMIRKTDGSGQKIDVAVKQLSRRGLQGHKEWVTEVNVLGFVDHPNLVKLVGYSSEDDERGIQRLLVYEYMPNRSVQDHLCNRFQTPLPWSTRLKISQDAARGLAYLHEGMECQIIFRDFKSSNILLDENWNAKLSDFGLARLGPSDEQSHVSTAVVGTVGYAAPEYVQTGRLTYKSDVWSFGIFLYELITGRRPMDRSKPKNEQKLIEWVRPHLSHDMRKFEKILDPRLGGNYSLKSAQRLAAVANKCLLRQPKMRPKMSQVLEVLNTIVEEASVESVEEPSPSHESVSTPRNGVWERSLRENKWLVCLTWSPKVMSTS from the exons ATGAAGGTTATGAAGTGTTTCACCTTCTCTCATGATGACAAAAATGGCGAACCGAAGACTACAAACTCACCTTCGGTTCGCTCGCCCATGTTCTTGTCAAGAGATCAAGAGGGACGGAAATCAGGTTCCGAGTTTACATCAATGGATATTTCTGATGTCAGCACCACCTCATCAACAAGGGTGTCATTCACTAGTTTGACTCAAAATCCAAGTGGTAAAAGTAACAATAATCTCCAAGAATTTACATTTTGTGAGCTGAAAACAGTCACTAGAAACTTTAGTCGCGCCCTCATGATCGGAGAAGGAGGTTTTGGTGGTGTTTATCGGGCTATGATACGAAAAACTGATGGTTCGGGTCAGAAGATTGATGTTGCTGTAAAACAACTCAGTAGAAGGGGATTGCAG GGCCACAAAGAATGGGTGACAGAGGTGAATGTTCTCGGGTTCGTTGACCATCCGAATCTGGTCAAACTCGTGGGATATAGCTCTGAGGACGACGAAAGAGGGATCCAACGTCTTCTTGTTTACGAGTATATGCCAAATAGGAGTGTTCAAGATCATTTGTGCAACAGGTTTCAGACTCCTCTTCCATGGTCTACTAGACTTAAAATTTCACAAGACGCTGCTCGAGGCTTAGCTTATCTCCATGAAGGAATGGAATGTCAG ATAATCTTTCGGGATTTTAAATCTTCAAATATTTTATTGGACGAGAACTGGAATGCAAAATTATCTGATTTTGGGCTGGCCCGGCTCGGCCCATCTGATGAACAGAGCCACGTGTCAACAGCAGTAGTTGGAACAGTTGGATATGCAGCTCCAGAATACGTGCAAACAGGACGCTTAACGTACAAAAGTGACGTATGGAGCTTCGGGATCTTTTTATATGAGCTTATCACGGGTCGAAGGCCAATGGACCGTAGCAAGCCAAAGAATGAGCAGAAGCTCATAGAATGGGTAAGACCACACCTTTCACACGACATGCGAAAGTTTGAGAAGATTCTAGACCCTAGGCTAGGAGGTAATTACTCGCTCAAATCGGCACAAAGGCTAGCAGCCGTTGCTAACAAGTGCTTGCTTAGACAACCCAAAATGAGGCCGAAAATGAGTCAAGTGTTGGAGGTTTTGAACACGATTGTGGAAGAAGCGAGTGTGGAGAGCGTCGAGGAACCATCGCCGAGTCATGAGAGCGTATCGACACCGAGAAACGGTGTTTGGGAGAGGTCATTAAGAGAGAACAAATGGTTGGTTTGTTTAACATGGAGTCCTAAAGTCATGAGCACTAGTTAA